A region of the Clostridium sp. AN503 genome:
CCGGTAAAAGTTGTTGTGGGTCTTGCCAGCGCGGCGTTTGGGCTGCTCATAGGGGATCTCCTTGCGTTTGTAGCCCAGCTCCGCCACGATCCCGCGTAAAAACGGGGTGGGATCGTCCAGTTTTCGCAGGACCTCGATAAAGTCGCGGTCGTATAGCCCGGAGCCGGTGAAATGCTCGATCTGCTCCACGTCGGACCATTTCTTGATGGTCTTGTAATAAAAGCTTCGCAGGGCGTACATGATCCGGCTCTCTTTGCTGCTGGTCTTGATCCCAATGACGATCTTGTAGCCCTCCTCCCATGCTTTCACATACTGGGGGATCAGCTCCACCGGGTCCTGGAAGTCCGCTACCATCTCGATCACGCAGTCGCCGTCCACCTGCAGCATTCCGTAATACGGAGAGTTGAACTGTCCGAAGTTCCTGGCGTTGAATATGGCCTTGATCCTGGGGTTAGAGGCACAGAGCCTGCGCAGGATCGGACGGGTATTGTCCTGGGAATCATTGTCTATAAATACCAGCTCATAGTCGTACTGGGGAAGATCCCGCTCAAGGGTCTCCAAGACAGCCTGACTGATGGGCTCTACGTTTTCTTCTTCATTATAGCAGGGGATCAGTATACTGATTTTTTTCATCTCAGCCTCCAAAGGTGGGGTCGTTGCGATTCAGCGCGGGAAAGTGCGTTGGCGGGAGGGTGGGGAGCTGGCCAGAATCTTCCAGTGACCGCTCGCGCTTAGTGGAGCGCATAGCGGTACTAAGGCGCCTGAAATACGGCGCCTAAGTGCCGATGGGCTCCAATGTCACTTCCAGATTCTGCCAGCTCCCCGCCCTCCCGGGCGACTGCATTGGGCTGAATCGCAACGGGGTGGCGGTATTTTAGGGTGTCGCTGCCACCAGGGATGGGGTGTTGGGGTAACTTTTCGTTGATTTTGGTTTGTTTGTGGTTGATTTTTTATTTGTCGTTTAGTTTTGTGTTGTCATTCATTTTTAACATGCGGCGGATGCCCTCGCTGAAAGGGGTCTCTTCGCTCCAGGTGCCTTCTGTCAGGGTCCGCAGACGCTTGGTGGTGGGGCAGATGGAGAGGGGGCCTTCTTTGGCTTGGGCGAAGGTGCCGTATTCTAAGTGGCCGCGGCCTCCGCACAGGGTGTGGATCTCTTCGGTGAACTCGCGCAGGGGGCGGGTGTCGGTGCTGGCAATGTTGATAGTGTGGGTCTGGGCCGGGAAGCGGTCGCTGTGTCGGTATAGCTCGACTACTGCCCTGGCTGCGTCTGTTATATCCATGAAATTCCAGCGGTGACGGCAGGCGCTTAAGCTTACGGTTTTGTCCTGAGGCAGGTCTCTCACCAGGGTGGAGATGATGGACCAGGGATGGTCTCCGTTTCCGTATACACTGAAAAACCGGAGGTGATAGTAGGTCATGCCCCAGCTTTTACAGAGAGGCTCTGCCTGGCGGTAGAACTCCAGCTTGGCTTTGCCGTACTCGTTGACCGGATGGCATTCCATAGATTCTTCCATGGTGCCGTCTTCTGTGATACCGTATTCTACCCGGGAACCGGCGTCCATGAAAATGCTGCAGCCCAGTTGGCGCGCGGCGCGCACACAGTCGATGGAGCCTGTGATATTGAGGGCCTGGACTGAGGGGGAATCGATCTCCTCACGGTTTACACCGCCCCATGCAAAGTGCAGAAATGCGTCTGCACTGCCGATCTCATGGATGCAGGACAGCACGTCTGCCATGGAGCCGGAGACCAGATGCAGGTTCGGATGGAAAGGGAGACGGTCCTTCTGCCGGGACTCCCTTCGCACAATGGCATAGACCGATGCTCCCTGCGAGAGCAAAATCCCGGCGACATGACTTCCGATGAAGCCGGTGGCTCCGGTCATCACGATTCGCTTATCTTTTAATTCTATCATAGGTTTACCTCATTATCTGTTTGGCTTCGGGACTTTACACATCCTCCCGCTGCCTGTCTGCTACAGGCATTCCACATGGGCGGTGCGCAGGGTCATCACCTGAATCTGACTGCCAAAGCGATTTCGGATGATTCCGGCAATCTCATCTGTATATCCCGGTGCGACGATCAGGATTGCATCCACCGGTTTCTCAAAGAAGTACTCCGGCGGCACGATCGGCAGATGGGACGCAGGGGCGAACCGCCCCTGCTTAAAGGGGGCAGAATCTATGATATATTCTGCCGCGGTACCGAGCAGAGTTGTGGCAGCCAGCGTGAAGCCCTGATGGCTGGCCCCCCAGACGGCAAGGCTTTTGCCCTCCGCCGCCAGTCCGTCCACTATATCCCGCAGTTCGCGGCTGGTGGTCTCGTAGCCGTTCAACAGCGGCTCTACCGAGATCCGGTCTGGTGATGGCTGGCTGACGGACACCCGTCCGGCGGGTATCTTTTTCACGATCATGGAGATCGTGTCGCGGTTGATCATCTCCTCCTCCAGGACACAAAAGCCGTTCTGCTCAAGCAGTTCCCGGAGAGTACCGAAGGAGTAGTACGCGATATGGTCCCGGATCAGTTCGTAATAACTGCCCTTTTCCAGAATATACTCCAAAGCGGGCACCGTGACAAGCCCCATTCCGTCATCTGCAAGATTGTGATGGATGGCCTGGAGCATTACGTCGGGTCTCGGCTGATGTTCCAGGAAGTTGAAGGACAGAAATACGTCAAAGCGGCCTTTTTGTCCATCTGCAAACAGCTGGTCCGGCTGCTCGGGAAACTCCTGCCAGACCTCAAGTCCGTCTGCCTGCGCCAGCGCTGCCAGCTCAGGCTTATGTTCCATGCCGTAGACCTGCACCGGGAACTCGGTCAGGACTTTGATAAATTCACCTCTGCCGCAGCCCACCTCCAGGAACTTCTTTCCTTCCAGGTGATACGTCTCGATCAGATGACGGTACTGTCTGCGCCGCAATTCTGTCATTGTAGTGGAAAATCCGCCCGCACGGATGACGTCCCTGTAATATGGTACAGGCTCGCAGTCAAACTGGACCAGACCGCAGCGCTCACACTGGTATAAGTGGAGCGTCATCCCCTGGTCCGTCTTTACCTCTTCCTGATCCGGTATATCCTGTGCTGATGCCGGGGCGTCTTTCAGCTCAAACAGGCATCTTTGCGGCAGACTATGGCCGCAGGCTATGCAATGTTTCATGAATTCCCTCCGCAAATGTAGTCTGGGGCCGCCACCCGGTCTCCCGGCAGATTTTGCTGATGTCCGGCATTAAGTCCGCCGGTCCTTCCGCATTCTGCGGGCGCTCCCCGTAAAGATAGCTGCCGCGGCTTCCGCACAGCCTGTACATTTCCTCGATATAGTCCTTAAGTATCCGGGTATCCTTACCGGCAATATTATAGACACCAGCCTGCCCTTCTGTCAACAGGCAGACCAGTGCCGCTGCCATATCTTCTATATATAAAAAGTTCCACTTCTGGGTGCATTCCCCCAGTTTCATGATGCCTCCCTCCTGCCAGGTCCGCAGACAGGACTGCACCAGGGACCAGGGATGGTCTCCCGGGCCGTATACACTGAATATCCTCGTATGAATATACTCCATTTTCAGAATTTTGCAAAGGCTTTTTGCCTGATCATAGAAATCCAGCTTCGCCTTTCCGTACTCCGATACCGGATGGCAGGGGGTCTCCTCCCCGATCAGCTCATGGCAGACGCCATACTCCGCCTGGGAACCGGTAAATAAAAAACGCCGGCAGCCAAGTCCGGCAGCAGCCTGTACTGCCGCCAGGGCATACTGTACATTTTCCTGCTGCACATCCCGTTTCGTCCGGTTGTCACTGCCTGCCCCGTCCCAGCCAATGTGAACCCAGGCATCCATCCGTCCATCCAAAACAAATTCACTGATCCGTCCTATCTCCCGCAGGTCCAGAGCAATCTGCTCCACACGTCTGCGGGACTCCTCCGGTATCTGCTCCAAAAGGTTCGCCATATGGCGGGAGCCGGGGCGTACCACCGCATATACCTGATGGTCCGCCTCCAAAAGCCGCCTGACTGTCACCGCTCCGATAAAACTCGTTGCGCCTGTTACCACTACCCTCATAGTTAAGTCCTTTCGGTCATTTAATCCGCGGGATGATCATCATCGCATCCATCTCCTCGTCCGGAAGGAACGGGGAGAGATCTTCTAACGGCGGCGATACCAACGTGCCGTCCGAAAGCCGTTTGGCCGCAGACTTTGGCTCAAAATTCTGATCTGTGGTCACATAGACCTCACAGATGGCAGGCCCTTCCTGGGCCAGGGTCTTCTCGACTGCTTCCGCCAGTTCTCCATTGTGATGAGCCGCCACATAGGGATAGCCATACGCTGCCGCCAGCTTCTCCATATCCGGAAAACTTAAGTCACAGCTGTCCACACCAATCCCCACAAGCGGCTCGCCAAAGAAATTCTTCTGTGTCTGCCGGATGGAATGATAACCGCCATTGTTGATAAGAAAGATCTTGATCGGCATCCTGTGATGGATGATGGTCTGCAGCTCCTGAAGGTTCATCTGGATGCTGCCGTCACCGGTCAGCAGGATGATATCCTCTTTAGACATCCCATCCCCCGCATACTCCGGGTCATGGGCCGCCATACATACGCCGATCGCCGCCGGCAGGTCGTATCCCATGGAGGCAATCGCTGAATTGCTGATAAAGCGCTGCCCTTTCTTTATGATATAGGCATGTCCGCCCACCACGCAGGCAGAACCGTTGCCGACTACCGTGATCTGGTTTTCCTTCTGGCGGCTGCTCAGGGCTTCCACCAGGGCATAGACATTGGCTTCCCGGTCCTCGTCCTGAACCAGATGCTTCGGCTGGATGACCGGATACTTCTCCCGCCACAGCCGGCAGGTCTCATTCCAGGTCATCCCCGGAAGGCCCTCGCCTCCGTCAAATACCGGAGTTCCGTCCGCACCGCCTTCTTTCGTCTCCGGGCTGCCATCAGCCGCACTGCCATATTCCTCCCGCAGCACCGCTGCCATCGTCTCCAACAGATCCCTCGCATCTGCATGGACCGCCATATCCACATGGACGCTGGGCTTTTTCAGCTCCTCCTCGTCCACGTCATTGACGATCACATATGCCGCACGCGCCCATGTCTGATAATTATACCCCACCTGGCGGATGCTCAGACGGCTGCCCACAGAAAACACCAGGTCGCTGTTCTGGATGGCAAAATTGCCGGGGCGGTCTCCCATGCCGCCTGCCCGGCCCGCGTACAGCGGATGGTCATCATAGATACAGTCCTGGCTGTTCCATCCGGTCACCACAGGCATACCCAGACGTTCCACAACTTCCATAAATACCTTGTGCGCGCCGGCAATACGGATGCCGTTGCCGGCATTCCAGACAGGACGTTTCGCGCAGCGGATCTTCTCGATGATCTCCTTTGCCTGCGCCCTGGAAGCCTTCGGCGGGAGCACCTGCCGTTTCTCCCCACAGCCTGCATAATCCTCCCGGATCGCATGGGGAGGCTCT
Encoded here:
- a CDS encoding glycosyltransferase family 2 protein, with product MKKISILIPCYNEEENVEPISQAVLETLERDLPQYDYELVFIDNDSQDNTRPILRRLCASNPRIKAIFNARNFGQFNSPYYGMLQVDGDCVIEMVADFQDPVELIPQYVKAWEEGYKIVIGIKTSSKESRIMYALRSFYYKTIKKWSDVEQIEHFTGSGLYDRDFIEVLRKLDDPTPFLRGIVAELGYKRKEIPYEQPKRRAGKTHNNFYRLYDAAMLSITSYTKVGLRLATLIGGISAFFSMIVAIAYLVMKLIWWDRFPAGMAPMLIGMLFLGSVQIFFIGVVGEYVLSINQRVMKRPLVVEEERLNFEKTGEEG
- a CDS encoding NAD(P)-dependent oxidoreductase, producing the protein MIELKDKRIVMTGATGFIGSHVAGILLSQGASVYAIVRRESRQKDRLPFHPNLHLVSGSMADVLSCIHEIGSADAFLHFAWGGVNREEIDSPSVQALNITGSIDCVRAARQLGCSIFMDAGSRVEYGITEDGTMEESMECHPVNEYGKAKLEFYRQAEPLCKSWGMTYYHLRFFSVYGNGDHPWSIISTLVRDLPQDKTVSLSACRHRWNFMDITDAARAVVELYRHSDRFPAQTHTINIASTDTRPLREFTEEIHTLCGGRGHLEYGTFAQAKEGPLSICPTTKRLRTLTEGTWSEETPFSEGIRRMLKMNDNTKLNDK
- a CDS encoding class I SAM-dependent methyltransferase, with product MKHCIACGHSLPQRCLFELKDAPASAQDIPDQEEVKTDQGMTLHLYQCERCGLVQFDCEPVPYYRDVIRAGGFSTTMTELRRRQYRHLIETYHLEGKKFLEVGCGRGEFIKVLTEFPVQVYGMEHKPELAALAQADGLEVWQEFPEQPDQLFADGQKGRFDVFLSFNFLEHQPRPDVMLQAIHHNLADDGMGLVTVPALEYILEKGSYYELIRDHIAYYSFGTLRELLEQNGFCVLEEEMINRDTISMIVKKIPAGRVSVSQPSPDRISVEPLLNGYETTSRELRDIVDGLAAEGKSLAVWGASHQGFTLAATTLLGTAAEYIIDSAPFKQGRFAPASHLPIVPPEYFFEKPVDAILIVAPGYTDEIAGIIRNRFGSQIQVMTLRTAHVECL
- a CDS encoding NAD(P)-dependent oxidoreductase → MRVVVTGATSFIGAVTVRRLLEADHQVYAVVRPGSRHMANLLEQIPEESRRRVEQIALDLREIGRISEFVLDGRMDAWVHIGWDGAGSDNRTKRDVQQENVQYALAAVQAAAGLGCRRFLFTGSQAEYGVCHELIGEETPCHPVSEYGKAKLDFYDQAKSLCKILKMEYIHTRIFSVYGPGDHPWSLVQSCLRTWQEGGIMKLGECTQKWNFLYIEDMAAALVCLLTEGQAGVYNIAGKDTRILKDYIEEMYRLCGSRGSYLYGERPQNAEGPADLMPDISKICRETGWRPQTTFAEGIHETLHSLRP
- a CDS encoding thiamine pyrophosphate-binding protein codes for the protein MKIKVSNYIAQKLVEAGINQAFTVTGGGAMHLNDALGHQPGLRCLYEHHEQACAMAAEAYARIHNKIGLLCVTTGPGGTNAITGVVGGWLDSIPMLILSGQVRYDTTARWSGVGIRAMGDQEFDITKAIDCMTKYSEMVIDPLRIRFCLEKALYLACSGRPGPAWLDIPLNVQGAFVDTEQLVGFDAADYEAGGTGWAVHAVGMDHTSGAPVIAGAAEQSLKAAVLSGGCTDGTVTVVEPPHAIREDYAGCGEKRQVLPPKASRAQAKEIIEKIRCAKRPVWNAGNGIRIAGAHKVFMEVVERLGMPVVTGWNSQDCIYDDHPLYAGRAGGMGDRPGNFAIQNSDLVFSVGSRLSIRQVGYNYQTWARAAYVIVNDVDEEELKKPSVHVDMAVHADARDLLETMAAVLREEYGSAADGSPETKEGGADGTPVFDGGEGLPGMTWNETCRLWREKYPVIQPKHLVQDEDREANVYALVEALSSRQKENQITVVGNGSACVVGGHAYIIKKGQRFISNSAIASMGYDLPAAIGVCMAAHDPEYAGDGMSKEDIILLTGDGSIQMNLQELQTIIHHRMPIKIFLINNGGYHSIRQTQKNFFGEPLVGIGVDSCDLSFPDMEKLAAAYGYPYVAAHHNGELAEAVEKTLAQEGPAICEVYVTTDQNFEPKSAAKRLSDGTLVSPPLEDLSPFLPDEEMDAMMIIPRIK